From a region of the Pukyongiella litopenaei genome:
- a CDS encoding S8 family serine peptidase → MLQDTFAALRGAEAPGEDQELTVELVFEQPLSAAQVQARLDEALPDSGGQVASVFGYEADRYHFVDFPAIRERGQEAQVFQFVRELRAAVGAAEANPVLTDSLFGAAAVGAVTTEAGLFTCSTPKDSTLPFGWVHPMIHTIEAWQRTRGQGSVVAVIDTGHSSHQELNGVLTPGGHLNLVEGGTDASDRFSRGLLTHPGHGTLVMSVVASRGDADASGNVPPGQGGVTGAAPEARVLPIRAIKSVINFKQKTLPPAIAHAVSQGADVIAMAQGGATRVASTEKALRDAVAAGVVVVCAAGNCWPSVVFPAAYAPYGLCTAVAALTRDLTPWKRSGRGPSVSFSAPGENVWGAAKNKASDPNNGIKAAQGTTLATSLTSGVAALWVARHGGRAALKAKADAAGTTVQAMWLHCVTKGMTKPPVWGGATNLGAGVLDAERALLTKLPLASTGTEAVGDDKLPATGTESTANILLSHLADNAPDAAAEFDPALADYAAEMIWRSYRAGARARAAEMLGDEAPPVPDAPSEALAGAIADKPALRAALAAY, encoded by the coding sequence ATGCTGCAGGACACATTTGCCGCCTTGCGCGGTGCAGAGGCGCCCGGCGAGGACCAGGAACTGACCGTCGAGCTGGTATTCGAACAACCGCTGAGCGCGGCTCAGGTCCAGGCGCGGCTGGACGAGGCGCTGCCCGACAGCGGCGGGCAGGTGGCCTCGGTGTTCGGCTATGAGGCCGACCGCTATCATTTCGTCGATTTCCCGGCCATTCGCGAACGGGGGCAGGAGGCGCAGGTGTTCCAGTTCGTCCGCGAACTGCGCGCGGCGGTGGGCGCCGCCGAGGCCAACCCGGTCCTGACCGACAGTCTTTTCGGCGCCGCCGCCGTGGGTGCGGTCACCACCGAGGCGGGGCTGTTCACCTGCTCGACGCCCAAGGACAGCACCTTGCCCTTCGGCTGGGTGCATCCGATGATCCACACCATCGAGGCCTGGCAGCGGACCCGTGGCCAGGGATCGGTCGTGGCGGTGATCGACACCGGCCATTCCAGCCACCAGGAACTGAACGGCGTGCTGACACCGGGCGGGCATCTGAACCTGGTCGAAGGCGGCACCGACGCCTCCGACAGATTTTCTCGGGGGCTGCTGACCCATCCGGGGCATGGCACGCTGGTGATGTCGGTGGTGGCCAGCCGCGGCGATGCCGATGCCAGCGGCAACGTGCCGCCGGGGCAGGGCGGCGTGACCGGTGCCGCGCCCGAGGCCAGGGTGCTGCCGATCCGCGCCATCAAATCGGTGATCAACTTCAAGCAGAAGACCCTGCCGCCGGCGATTGCGCATGCGGTCAGCCAGGGCGCCGACGTGATCGCGATGGCGCAGGGTGGCGCCACCCGCGTCGCCTCGACCGAAAAGGCGCTGCGCGATGCGGTCGCGGCTGGCGTCGTGGTGGTGTGCGCGGCCGGAAACTGCTGGCCCTCGGTGGTATTCCCGGCGGCCTATGCGCCCTATGGGCTCTGCACCGCCGTTGCCGCGCTGACCCGCGACCTGACGCCCTGGAAACGCAGCGGGCGGGGGCCGTCGGTGTCTTTCTCTGCACCGGGCGAAAACGTCTGGGGGGCGGCCAAGAACAAGGCCAGCGATCCCAATAACGGGATCAAGGCGGCGCAGGGCACGACGCTGGCGACCTCGCTGACCTCGGGCGTGGCCGCGCTCTGGGTTGCCCGTCACGGCGGGCGCGCCGCGCTCAAGGCCAAGGCGGACGCGGCCGGGACGACCGTGCAGGCGATGTGGCTGCACTGCGTCACCAAGGGCATGACCAAGCCTCCGGTCTGGGGCGGCGCGACCAACCTGGGGGCGGGGGTCCTGGATGCCGAACGGGCCTTGCTGACCAAGCTGCCGCTGGCGTCAACCGGAACCGAGGCGGTCGGGGATGACAAGCTGCCCGCCACCGGCACCGAAAGCACGGCCAACATCCTGCTGTCGCACCTGGCCGACAATGCCCCCGACGCGGCGGCCGAGTTCGACCCCGCGCTGGCCGACTATGCCGCCGAGATGATCTGGCGCAGCTATCGCGCCGGCGCCCGCGCGCGCGCGGCCGAGATGCTGGGCGACGAAGCGCCCCCGGTGCCCGACGCGCCCAGCGAGGCGCTGGCCGGGGCGATTGCGGACAAACCCGCGCTGCGGGCCGCGCTGGCCGCATATTGA
- a CDS encoding ATP-binding protein: MSDPIPDLDALVADLRRHAALTGEFDPARALREVAGDAFYADPLLMAEAMSALEADCMVVSAKDKGNVTWEIRPSVRRKVLAALEPDAGSASDAGDSLIVQARSGAGAFRPDRLQQLAEERNDLSKLAQAVAVVEKAGPAAPGFDMLPRLASAANMAEQIRRSDTKLAAGFFGRDAELEQICAWLATPTGAPVTALHVSGAPGLGKSMLIERAIQKFRETADPVLVHLDFARPGLRVVRPVSVFEEISRQVGDSLPQAAARLQDERIRAGETLALAQGAYHERWVPQRLLRAVAGAIAGAGRPVVIVLDSMETLRWRGETRPAALFELLDRLPLAGAGAVSVITAGIDTVLNAAPERVGACVRLAGVTEGQALALLDEAQVDPAMRARLLDYAGQDPLLLMLAGQALKSGALQAAELPDPDRDGAALALFDACVDLLDPSLARCARAGLVLCQLDGPTLSAVLDVSEPDAGNLVARLAGQAWLFDGDQQAVRIKPRLRRGLAMDLRRRDPTGTRAIDLRAARWFLDRDPALALYHRLQSADNSTDDDPDPAGIEAVAARNINSILLLELSEAARDAVLQATGRRSGYGRAPLDGAPSIPPDPRALRDLRIALEHGDVREADQAAEAGIAKETGAGIGADAPFAPLLLAHHWLAGRWSRARLLFDQLPDTALDRALEPPLQIEARVLAELWAEYRFDALVERLKVPDFAAKIRQVLQGPERIGLAGGALSFAMLAAGIAGNPPPPVARGRAMLGALLPDMPVDTRFDVQRLADGLRASFDWADDLAGEGDTAAMARAVAPLNPCALRALELVNQQRIAGRAHVLPRCLLEIRDRLPAVMDLFGAVAGISARPVPMAEDVVVALQAGGLGAEWISGVAVCHPVDDLTALAHAAERWRRTVNGVWSYGATPPDGWRGRMAGADAGALALADSLAGQADPVTAARAALRAWPLDDGGRVLRRRYLRRYTGATGITGGHEAALAALQDAGIPMVFAAPLAVLAASGVAPDDALPETGLDFDKGD; the protein is encoded by the coding sequence ATGAGCGACCCGATCCCCGACCTTGACGCGCTGGTGGCCGATCTGCGGCGGCATGCGGCCCTGACGGGAGAATTCGACCCGGCACGGGCGCTGCGCGAGGTTGCGGGCGATGCCTTCTATGCCGACCCGCTGCTGATGGCCGAGGCGATGTCGGCGCTCGAGGCCGATTGCATGGTGGTGTCGGCAAAGGACAAGGGCAACGTCACATGGGAAATACGCCCGTCGGTGCGGCGCAAGGTGCTGGCGGCGCTGGAGCCTGATGCGGGTTCGGCGTCGGATGCCGGGGACAGCCTGATCGTCCAGGCCCGCAGCGGGGCCGGCGCGTTTCGCCCCGACAGGTTGCAGCAACTGGCCGAAGAGCGGAACGACCTGTCCAAACTGGCGCAGGCCGTGGCCGTGGTCGAAAAGGCCGGCCCCGCCGCACCCGGTTTCGACATGCTGCCCAGATTGGCGTCGGCGGCGAACATGGCCGAACAGATCCGCCGCAGCGACACGAAACTGGCCGCGGGGTTCTTTGGCCGCGATGCCGAACTGGAGCAGATCTGCGCCTGGCTTGCGACACCTACCGGGGCGCCGGTGACGGCGCTGCATGTGTCCGGCGCGCCGGGTCTGGGCAAGTCGATGCTGATCGAACGGGCGATCCAGAAATTCCGGGAAACCGCGGATCCGGTGCTCGTGCATCTCGATTTCGCGCGCCCCGGCCTGCGCGTGGTGCGCCCGGTCAGCGTTTTCGAGGAAATCTCCCGCCAGGTGGGGGATTCGCTGCCGCAGGCCGCCGCCCGGTTGCAGGATGAACGCATCCGCGCCGGCGAAACCCTGGCCCTCGCGCAGGGTGCGTATCACGAACGATGGGTGCCGCAGCGCCTGTTGCGCGCGGTTGCCGGCGCGATTGCCGGGGCCGGCCGGCCGGTCGTGATCGTGCTCGATTCGATGGAGACGCTGCGTTGGCGCGGCGAAACCCGGCCCGCCGCGCTGTTCGAACTCCTCGATCGCCTGCCGCTCGCCGGGGCGGGCGCGGTTTCGGTCATCACCGCCGGGATCGACACTGTGCTGAATGCCGCGCCCGAACGGGTCGGCGCATGTGTCCGGCTCGCGGGTGTGACCGAGGGCCAGGCGCTGGCCCTGCTCGACGAGGCGCAGGTCGACCCGGCGATGCGCGCGCGGCTGCTGGACTATGCCGGACAGGATCCCTTGCTGCTCATGCTCGCGGGGCAGGCATTGAAATCGGGGGCTTTGCAGGCCGCGGAACTCCCCGATCCGGACCGGGACGGGGCCGCACTGGCCCTGTTCGATGCTTGCGTCGATCTTTTGGACCCGTCACTGGCCCGCTGCGCGCGGGCCGGGCTGGTCCTGTGCCAGCTGGACGGGCCGACCCTGTCGGCGGTTCTGGATGTGTCCGAGCCGGACGCCGGCAATCTGGTTGCCCGGCTGGCTGGTCAGGCCTGGCTGTTCGATGGCGATCAGCAGGCCGTCCGGATCAAGCCCCGGTTGCGGCGCGGGCTGGCCATGGATCTGCGCCGGCGCGACCCGACAGGCACGCGCGCCATAGACCTGCGTGCCGCGCGGTGGTTTCTCGACCGCGATCCCGCGCTCGCGCTCTATCATCGGCTGCAGAGCGCAGACAACAGCACAGACGACGACCCGGACCCGGCGGGCATCGAAGCCGTCGCCGCGCGCAACATCAATTCCATCTTGCTGCTCGAACTGTCCGAGGCCGCGCGCGATGCGGTCCTGCAGGCCACCGGCCGGCGGTCCGGCTATGGCCGCGCGCCGCTGGACGGCGCACCGTCGATACCCCCCGATCCCCGCGCATTGCGCGACCTGCGGATCGCTCTCGAACATGGTGACGTGCGCGAGGCCGATCAGGCCGCCGAGGCCGGGATCGCGAAAGAAACCGGGGCAGGGATCGGGGCAGACGCCCCCTTTGCGCCCTTGCTGCTGGCGCATCACTGGCTGGCGGGGCGCTGGTCGCGGGCGCGGCTTCTGTTCGACCAGTTGCCGGATACCGCGCTCGACCGGGCGCTGGAACCCCCGCTGCAGATCGAGGCGCGGGTGCTGGCCGAACTCTGGGCGGAATACAGGTTCGACGCGCTGGTGGAGCGGCTGAAGGTGCCTGATTTCGCGGCGAAAATCCGCCAGGTGTTGCAGGGCCCGGAACGGATCGGGCTGGCGGGGGGCGCGCTGAGCTTTGCAATGCTTGCCGCGGGCATTGCCGGGAACCCGCCGCCGCCGGTCGCACGCGGTCGCGCGATGCTGGGGGCGTTGCTGCCCGACATGCCCGTCGACACCCGGTTCGACGTGCAGCGGCTGGCCGACGGGTTGCGTGCGAGTTTCGACTGGGCCGACGACCTGGCGGGCGAGGGCGATACCGCGGCCATGGCCCGGGCCGTCGCGCCGCTCAACCCCTGCGCGTTGCGGGCGCTGGAACTGGTGAACCAGCAGCGGATCGCGGGGCGGGCGCATGTCCTGCCGCGGTGCCTGCTGGAGATCCGGGACCGGCTGCCCGCGGTGATGGACCTGTTCGGCGCCGTTGCCGGCATCTCGGCCAGACCGGTTCCGATGGCCGAAGACGTGGTCGTGGCGTTGCAGGCGGGCGGTCTCGGCGCCGAATGGATATCGGGCGTGGCGGTGTGCCACCCGGTCGACGACCTGACCGCGTTGGCCCATGCGGCCGAACGGTGGCGGCGCACGGTCAACGGCGTCTGGAGCTATGGCGCAACACCGCCGGACGGCTGGCGGGGCCGGATGGCGGGCGCCGACGCCGGGGCCCTCGCACTGGCCGACAGCCTGGCGGGGCAGGCCGACCCGGTGACAGCGGCCCGCGCCGCCCTGCGCGCCTGGCCTCTCGATGACGGTGGCCGGGTGCTGCGCCGCCGCTATCTTCGGCGCTACACCGGGGCAACCGGGATCACGGGGGGGCACGAGGCGGCATTGGCGGCCCTTCAGGATGCGGGGATACCCATGGTCTTTGCCGCGCCGCTGGCCGTTCTGGCCGCATCAGGCGTCGCGCCGGATGATGCGCTGCCGGAAACGGGACTGGATTTTGACAAAGGAGATTGA
- a CDS encoding DNA/RNA non-specific endonuclease gives MANGHNETLGRLETMMTAGQFDTAKTAIEAQSPVLEEMGISADRAREVLNTPVHALESTGTPVPMLEAIVRATNRPPLLVQNDSVQGKTSLNGPFPAGTDVMVTDVEHLLPSVGRIEFTNHDMDWGGTGWVIAEDGPGHWLVVTNRHVAKLVARRTARGDGVFQFGPGNLPYQARIDFVEEAGSQPDPARVAEIETFTYLAEDTAADVALARISRAGLAVAPLPLAAADGGDEELVAVVGYPASDPFRNDPTEMDRYFRGLYDVKRFAPGRLMVQPGATRLAHDCTTLGGNSGSPVISLESGTAVGLHFSGQYGVKNSAVRVSTLRALLDDGAAGALHPVATPAQDAAAESSDGSHDADHFEGRNGYESQFLRVVDVPLPKIPDALDLARPSDATADRPHELRYTHFSILYSLARKSPVIAALNIDGEKSIPVKRRNSRWWKDLRIPAEAQLGRADYGDPAIDRGHMVRRSATNWGDSRDEAELSNIDSYHYPVASPQHAGLNRNPRTWLGLENHILENVRTHGFRANVFTGPIFGLRDPDLGDTGTRIPMEYFKVVSMLTEAEDEGGILRLHATAYVLSQGHLVQKLALRDGRNEAAEGFAFGEYKTFQVRIRDLEIETGYDFGALRDADPLERAVATAEAAGAAPRGWQAVEALDQLVL, from the coding sequence ATGGCGAACGGACATAATGAAACGCTGGGCCGGCTCGAAACGATGATGACGGCCGGACAGTTCGACACGGCGAAAACCGCGATCGAGGCGCAGTCGCCGGTGCTGGAGGAAATGGGCATATCCGCCGACCGGGCGCGGGAGGTGCTGAACACCCCCGTTCACGCCCTCGAATCCACCGGGACGCCGGTGCCGATGCTCGAAGCCATCGTGCGGGCAACCAACCGTCCGCCATTGCTGGTGCAGAATGACAGCGTGCAGGGCAAGACCAGCCTGAACGGGCCGTTCCCCGCCGGAACCGATGTCATGGTCACCGATGTCGAACACCTGCTGCCCTCGGTCGGCCGGATCGAGTTCACCAATCACGACATGGACTGGGGCGGGACAGGCTGGGTGATCGCCGAGGACGGGCCGGGGCACTGGCTGGTTGTGACCAACCGCCATGTGGCCAAGCTGGTGGCGCGGCGCACCGCGCGCGGGGATGGTGTCTTTCAGTTCGGTCCCGGCAATCTGCCCTACCAGGCGCGGATCGATTTCGTGGAAGAGGCCGGCAGCCAGCCTGACCCCGCCCGCGTGGCTGAGATCGAGACCTTCACCTATCTGGCCGAGGATACGGCGGCGGATGTGGCGCTGGCGCGGATCTCGCGCGCCGGGCTGGCCGTGGCGCCGCTGCCGCTGGCGGCGGCGGATGGGGGCGACGAGGAACTGGTGGCGGTGGTCGGCTATCCGGCGTCCGATCCGTTCCGCAACGATCCCACCGAGATGGACCGCTATTTCCGCGGCCTCTACGACGTGAAACGGTTCGCGCCGGGCAGGCTCATGGTGCAGCCGGGGGCGACGCGACTGGCCCATGATTGCACCACGCTGGGCGGCAATTCCGGCTCGCCCGTAATCAGCCTCGAAAGCGGCACCGCGGTCGGGCTGCATTTCTCGGGCCAGTACGGGGTCAAGAACTCCGCCGTGCGGGTGTCGACGCTCAGGGCGCTACTGGACGATGGCGCGGCGGGCGCTCTGCATCCGGTGGCCACGCCGGCGCAGGACGCTGCCGCCGAGAGCAGCGATGGCAGCCATGACGCCGACCATTTCGAGGGGCGCAACGGATATGAATCGCAGTTTCTGCGGGTCGTCGACGTGCCGCTGCCGAAAATCCCCGATGCCCTCGATCTGGCCAGGCCGAGCGATGCCACGGCAGACCGCCCGCACGAACTGCGCTATACGCATTTCAGCATCCTCTACAGCCTTGCGCGGAAAAGCCCGGTGATCGCCGCGCTCAATATCGACGGCGAGAAGTCGATCCCGGTCAAACGCCGGAACAGCCGCTGGTGGAAGGATCTGCGTATTCCGGCAGAGGCGCAGCTGGGCCGCGCGGACTATGGCGACCCGGCCATCGACCGCGGGCACATGGTGCGCCGGTCGGCCACCAACTGGGGCGACAGCCGGGACGAGGCGGAACTGTCCAATATCGACAGCTATCATTACCCGGTCGCCAGCCCCCAGCATGCGGGCCTGAACCGCAACCCGCGAACCTGGCTGGGGCTGGAAAACCACATCCTCGAAAACGTGCGCACCCACGGGTTCCGCGCCAACGTGTTCACCGGGCCGATCTTCGGGCTGCGCGATCCGGACCTGGGCGATACCGGCACCCGGATCCCGATGGAGTATTTCAAGGTCGTGTCGATGCTGACCGAGGCGGAGGACGAGGGCGGTATCCTGCGGCTGCACGCGACCGCCTATGTGCTGTCGCAGGGGCACCTGGTCCAGAAACTGGCCCTGCGCGACGGGCGCAACGAGGCGGCCGAAGGGTTTGCATTCGGGGAATACAAGACCTTCCAGGTGCGGATCCGCGACTTGGAGATCGAAACCGGCTATGATTTCGGGGCGCTGCGTGATGCCGATCCGCTGG
- a CDS encoding trypsin-like serine peptidase has product MAVELTEADLAPVLRDRAALTGDVLEAIYADHDKPVTLEALRVVADSSSGMFTTASLLLTALTNHGMTERFVAAFSRHGVDLLPGDVAEDVEVFADEYGGEVIGDVTEPDFDHDGMLGFLMKAKAYRCRILVDGQHKGSGALISRRLVITADHVVEQVTGPLSGANGQDATAALTRIEVESPGGPCHAMPVWWLPVHDDEREGRLPPASAADTHCDVALLRLHRPLGRIVEPMRLPPVEEIEQDRGPHRFALLHYPKSGGTPVAQAAIRRDGPDALREFHTASTEVGSSGGPGFDREFRFIGLHQGRWQAFRRIVPYVRFARHPGFRAQIDNDVPPIYLWSVDGSLDGDLVIGRSRFFDALDLIVNDQPPMLRGVWIKRTRTARSEGMSFSHRLLRAFLSAHGKAFDTLRIPTGLEIPDLTGKLAELAFGSVAAAGYGAIGEQARAHGLAARLQDRAATTGRPLWLYFEAPPKELPRLAQIQLEHLLKALLQQPDLRIVLAGFETYTLPPRGFGNRTEVARATAAGLMVEYMGGHFSREDVDLTALEMDRTLALGWEDGVRGYLVEDALTGIPELQRNGVLQKGVYDVEHIGAVADNLRNAARKRLRMT; this is encoded by the coding sequence ATGGCGGTGGAGCTGACAGAAGCCGATCTCGCCCCGGTCCTGCGGGATCGCGCGGCGCTGACCGGCGATGTTCTGGAAGCGATCTATGCCGATCACGACAAGCCGGTGACCCTCGAAGCCCTGCGCGTGGTCGCCGACAGCAGCAGCGGCATGTTCACCACCGCGTCGCTGCTGCTCACCGCGCTGACCAACCACGGCATGACGGAACGCTTCGTCGCCGCCTTCAGCCGCCACGGCGTCGATCTGCTGCCCGGCGATGTCGCCGAGGATGTCGAGGTGTTCGCCGATGAATATGGCGGCGAGGTGATCGGTGATGTCACCGAGCCCGATTTCGACCATGACGGGATGCTCGGTTTCCTGATGAAGGCAAAGGCCTATCGCTGCCGGATTCTGGTCGACGGCCAGCACAAGGGCAGCGGGGCGCTGATTTCCCGGCGCCTTGTGATCACCGCCGATCATGTGGTCGAACAGGTGACCGGGCCGCTGTCGGGGGCCAACGGCCAGGATGCCACCGCCGCGCTGACGCGGATCGAGGTCGAAAGCCCCGGCGGCCCGTGCCACGCGATGCCGGTCTGGTGGCTGCCCGTTCACGACGACGAACGCGAGGGGCGGCTGCCTCCGGCCTCGGCCGCCGATACCCATTGCGACGTGGCCCTGTTGCGGCTGCACCGCCCGCTGGGCCGGATCGTCGAGCCAATGCGCCTGCCGCCGGTCGAGGAGATCGAGCAGGACCGGGGCCCGCACCGGTTCGCGCTGCTGCACTATCCCAAGAGCGGCGGGACACCGGTCGCCCAGGCCGCGATCCGGCGTGACGGTCCCGACGCGCTGCGCGAGTTCCACACCGCCAGCACCGAGGTGGGATCGTCGGGTGGACCGGGTTTCGACCGCGAGTTCCGGTTCATCGGCCTGCACCAGGGGCGCTGGCAGGCGTTCCGGCGCATCGTGCCCTATGTCCGCTTCGCCCGCCATCCGGGGTTCCGCGCGCAGATCGACAACGATGTGCCGCCGATCTACCTGTGGTCCGTCGATGGTTCGCTCGACGGCGACCTGGTCATCGGGCGAAGCCGGTTCTTCGACGCGCTCGACCTGATCGTCAACGACCAGCCGCCGATGCTGCGCGGCGTCTGGATCAAGCGCACGCGCACGGCGCGGAGCGAGGGGATGAGCTTCAGCCATCGGTTGCTGCGCGCCTTCCTGTCCGCCCATGGCAAGGCGTTCGACACGCTGCGCATCCCGACCGGGCTGGAGATCCCCGATCTGACCGGCAAGCTGGCCGAACTGGCCTTTGGCAGCGTTGCGGCGGCGGGTTATGGGGCGATCGGCGAACAGGCCCGGGCCCACGGTCTGGCCGCGCGGCTGCAGGACCGTGCCGCGACCACGGGGCGGCCCCTGTGGCTTTACTTCGAGGCACCGCCGAAGGAACTGCCGCGGCTTGCGCAGATCCAGCTGGAACATCTGCTGAAGGCGCTGCTCCAGCAGCCCGACCTGCGGATCGTGCTGGCCGGGTTTGAAACCTACACCTTGCCGCCGCGCGGTTTCGGCAACCGGACCGAAGTGGCGCGGGCGACGGCCGCGGGTCTGATGGTGGAATACATGGGCGGGCATTTCAGCCGCGAGGATGTCGACCTGACGGCGCTGGAAATGGACCGGACGCTGGCGCTGGGCTGGGAAGACGGCGTGCGTGGCTATCTCGTCGAAGATGCGCTGACCGGCATCCCCGAATTGCAACGAAACGGCGTGTTGCAAAAGGGTGTCTATGATGTGGAACATATCGGGGCGGTGGCGGACAACCTGCGGAACGCGGCCCGCAAGCGACTGAGGATGACATGA